A genomic segment from Caldisalinibacter kiritimatiensis encodes:
- a CDS encoding PilN domain-containing protein produces MKYLRDINFFSPYIESKKLTTNKLTFTGAIVGGLLFIMIGLYTWNNIKIKNLNKEIAEMERFIHNESTISELKEINNLKHKLSIMKDYHKRLVEVNKKYDSQELIGTELINAIALSLPKNASIEILNISTENVQIQGFSGNRVSIAEFQHNLKETNLFKTVHVSDINQQSEEDIYNVFIINCYFKDVK; encoded by the coding sequence TATAAACTTTTTTTCTCCATATATAGAATCGAAAAAACTGACAACTAATAAATTAACCTTTACTGGAGCTATTGTTGGTGGACTTCTTTTTATAATGATTGGGTTATATACTTGGAATAATATTAAAATTAAGAATTTAAATAAAGAAATAGCTGAAATGGAGAGATTTATACATAACGAAAGTACAATTAGTGAATTAAAAGAAATTAATAATTTAAAACATAAACTTTCTATTATGAAAGATTATCATAAAAGGTTAGTAGAAGTAAATAAAAAATACGATAGTCAAGAGTTAATAGGCACGGAACTTATTAATGCAATAGCACTTTCACTTCCTAAAAACGCATCTATTGAAATATTAAATATATCAACTGAAAATGTACAAATACAAGGGTTTTCTGGCAATAGAGTATCTATTGCAGAATTTCAACATAATCTAAAGGAAACCAATTTATTTAAAACTGTTCATGTAAGTGATATCAATCAACAATCCGAGGAAGATATTTACAATGTTTTTATTATAAATTGCTATTTCAAGGATGTGAAGTAA
- a CDS encoding PilW family protein, with translation MNNIKKYNKGLTLIELIVVIGLIGITIIPVYSFLINNLKNFDRQNVELELQYQAQNAMYYLIDKNMEAKGLKKLNGKMKNEGTWKDEVQKIIEKDEVFAFEIRETEEELQDEDSIYELKSDTNKLFFNLNSSKSPSTEVGNNISNIKFTAIKGTLGDTNGIEIELTVSKDGYSKTIKNTLYFRNKE, from the coding sequence ATGAATAACATTAAAAAGTATAATAAAGGATTAACTTTAATCGAATTAATAGTTGTAATAGGTCTTATAGGAATTACAATTATACCAGTATATTCATTTTTAATAAATAATTTAAAAAACTTTGATAGACAAAATGTTGAGCTAGAGCTACAATACCAAGCTCAAAATGCTATGTACTATTTAATTGATAAAAATATGGAAGCAAAAGGGTTAAAAAAATTAAACGGAAAAATGAAAAATGAAGGAACCTGGAAGGACGAAGTACAAAAGATAATAGAGAAAGACGAAGTTTTTGCTTTTGAAATTAGAGAGACAGAAGAAGAGTTACAAGATGAAGATAGTATATATGAATTAAAGTCGGATACTAATAAGCTGTTTTTTAATTTAAATAGTTCAAAATCACCTTCAACAGAAGTAGGTAATAATATATCAAATATAAAATTTACAGCGATAAAAGGAACCCTTGGTGATACAAATGGTATAGAAATAGAATTAACAGTAAGTAAAGATGGTTATTCAAAAACTATTAAGAATACATTATATTTTAGAAATAAAGAATAG
- a CDS encoding S-layer homology domain-containing protein, with product MKAKISIVLLIMLLSSVIVYPNNIYAKDNYSSGPSKWAEDEINLALNHNLVPDDLKGNYTQNILRGEYVLLALELYKKTGNNVEITNPEPFIDIKGHKYENELIMAYNAGIINGYEDGTFKPDEKITRQEIAALIVQLLKAIDSKEDLNASKSYDYIDAADIDEWVKPYIDYCYENKILKGVSELQINPKGNATREQSIILIYRLGIKLDKDNTESVNDVIAVSHSHSEEKSQELYITDEFNNNFSEEIVTAIEEITKNDNVNITDITSKSAVISISNIGMINIVKSKYEITLYTSTNDLDNVTFEIALLKMLEVLDETESIKNIYQESKLSLENSVEKLIRKKIGEKDYFEAQSLKISSDNNEEVLYTFRYYDSL from the coding sequence ATGAAAGCTAAGATAAGTATAGTTTTACTAATAATGTTATTATCAAGTGTAATTGTATATCCAAATAACATATATGCTAAGGATAATTACTCTAGTGGACCTAGCAAATGGGCAGAGGATGAAATAAATTTAGCTTTAAATCACAACTTAGTACCAGATGACCTAAAAGGTAATTATACTCAGAATATATTGAGAGGTGAATACGTATTACTAGCTTTAGAATTATATAAAAAAACAGGTAATAATGTAGAAATTACAAATCCTGAGCCATTCATAGATATAAAAGGACATAAGTATGAAAATGAGTTAATTATGGCATATAATGCAGGAATAATTAATGGTTACGAAGATGGAACCTTTAAGCCAGATGAAAAAATCACAAGACAGGAAATAGCAGCATTAATAGTACAGTTACTTAAAGCAATAGATTCAAAAGAAGACTTAAATGCATCTAAAAGCTATGATTATATTGATGCAGCAGATATAGATGAATGGGTAAAGCCTTATATAGATTATTGCTATGAAAACAAAATACTTAAAGGTGTTTCAGAGCTACAAATTAATCCAAAGGGAAATGCAACGAGAGAGCAGTCGATTATTTTAATTTATAGGTTAGGAATTAAACTAGATAAAGATAATACTGAAAGTGTAAATGATGTTATAGCAGTATCTCACTCACATAGCGAGGAAAAATCACAGGAACTATACATAACAGACGAATTTAATAATAATTTTAGTGAAGAAATTGTTACAGCAATAGAGGAAATAACGAAAAATGATAATGTTAACATAACTGATATTACTTCAAAAAGTGCTGTGATTTCGATAAGCAATATAGGTATGATTAATATTGTTAAATCAAAATATGAAATTACATTATATACATCTACCAATGACTTGGATAACGTAACCTTTGAAATAGCATTGTTGAAAATGTTAGAAGTGTTAGATGAAACTGAAAGTATAAAAAATATTTATCAAGAAAGTAAACTATCTTTAGAGAATAGTGTAGAAAAGCTAATAAGAAAAAAAATAGGGGAAAAAGACTATTTTGAAGCTCAATCATTGAAGATATCATCGGATAATAATGAAGAAGTGTTATATACCTTTAGATACTATGACAGTTTATAA
- a CDS encoding type IV pilus modification PilV family protein, which yields MNRLLKNNKGFTLIEIVITIAIFSIIIVPLYSLFITAAKANNISANKLNATIIAQSYMEELKAIDTIEYEDKIYTYDMFIDDQKSGDGLLIKNVKFDGNTYEVYLHVEETEYKFDDADEGNSNNCRLYKINIKVKEKDKGDVLQEINGYKSFIK from the coding sequence ATGAATAGACTTTTAAAAAACAATAAAGGCTTTACTTTAATAGAGATAGTAATAACAATTGCAATTTTTTCAATTATAATAGTACCACTATATTCACTTTTTATAACTGCAGCTAAAGCAAATAACATTTCAGCTAATAAATTAAATGCTACTATTATAGCTCAAAGCTATATGGAAGAACTTAAAGCTATCGATACAATCGAATATGAAGATAAGATATATACTTATGATATGTTTATAGATGATCAAAAAAGTGGCGATGGGTTATTAATAAAAAATGTTAAGTTTGATGGAAATACTTATGAAGTGTATTTGCACGTAGAAGAAACTGAATATAAATTTGATGATGCTGATGAAGGAAATTCAAATAACTGCAGGTTATATAAAATAAACATTAAAGTTAAGGAAAAGGATAAAGGTGATGTATTGCAAGAGATTAATGGTTATAAGTCATTTATAAAGTAG